A single Anatilimnocola floriformis DNA region contains:
- a CDS encoding calmodulin-binding protein has translation MIRRLLLALACACVMGVVTSATEAQAQYPTSRAYGRTWGGQYSRMDWERFYHYPYVYYPQNFYGNEYYRSSEDLYYRYPQEMRIPTYNRQWQNEYPQERRYHSGHQFILDVF, from the coding sequence ATGATCCGTCGTTTGCTTCTGGCCCTCGCTTGCGCCTGCGTGATGGGCGTCGTGACCTCGGCGACCGAAGCCCAGGCCCAATACCCGACGTCTCGCGCCTACGGCCGAACTTGGGGCGGACAATACAGCCGCATGGACTGGGAACGGTTCTACCACTACCCCTACGTCTATTACCCGCAGAACTTCTACGGCAACGAGTACTATCGCAGCAGCGAAGACTTGTACTACCGCTATCCGCAAGAAATGCGGATCCCCACCTACAACCGCCAGTGGCAAAACGAATACCCGCAAGAACGCCGGTACCACTCGGGCCACCAGTTCATTCTGGATGTGTTCTAA
- a CDS encoding glutamine amidotransferase — protein sequence MSPDSTPAELSTDPILGSYWAVALIALGLIALLALGPRYGRLSWPRKAVLTVLRLLIIGLVVIALLRPTKLTTVKTPRSSVVIVMVDTSRSMLLPNGKDEMTRWQALQKTIDKVKSQLVNPGPDLELRTYTYDSRLHPWQIVNGQLQLPEKPTGEQTDVGTSLYQALLPEQGKRLAAVVLLGDGAQTAFDPQIEVQEAGRKIRDDFAAPLFTVTFGPSGDAAQSRDVAVERLDEQFTVFVKNEVVVKGQIRVRGYAQKKIPVELFLEDASGNRQSLGKKDIVATDDIKPIEVDFPITPEKVGHFRLTMQAALQDGELVAKNNALSAYLTVLEGGLRILFLDGEKRFEQKFLRRAINASPDIDLDDRILDIRGKKNWPINLSEDLKRDKYDAYILGEVDAAALGPQQMQQLASNVAAGKGLLMIGGRGSFGWGHYRGTPIEQLLPIRFNAIEGSDGLNESQLSRFFLEGPVTMVPQQHPITRLAGDTQNAALWKKIPPLAWAHKFNGLKNGPGIRVLIESPAGDPLLVSGEYGRGRVLAFAGESTYRWPMHGFEQEHKRFWRQIVLWLVRRDDLDRDDVWIKLDQRRFNPGSRVQITAGARSSTGDAITTATLDTQLVLPGGQKQPIRLSLDGEQYVGSVEVKTPGDYAVELTATRENRKLGNARAEFLVFDRDIELSNPAADPAQMAALADWTKDDGGGALAPEQLSAQIDAIRNRKKEYEIRQTKWQLASTSGDAWLFFCLLVGLLGTDWFLRKKWGLV from the coding sequence ATGTCGCCAGACTCCACGCCCGCCGAACTCTCCACCGACCCCATTCTCGGGAGTTACTGGGCCGTTGCGCTCATCGCGTTGGGGCTCATCGCGCTGCTCGCACTCGGGCCGCGCTACGGTCGACTGAGTTGGCCACGCAAAGCAGTCCTCACTGTCTTGCGATTGCTCATCATCGGTCTGGTGGTGATCGCGCTGCTGCGGCCGACGAAATTGACCACGGTCAAAACGCCGCGGTCCAGCGTAGTGATTGTTATGGTCGACACCAGTCGCAGCATGCTCTTGCCGAATGGCAAAGATGAAATGACTCGCTGGCAGGCCCTGCAAAAGACCATCGACAAAGTCAAATCGCAGCTCGTCAACCCTGGTCCGGATCTCGAGCTACGCACCTATACCTACGACTCGCGCTTGCATCCCTGGCAGATCGTCAATGGTCAGCTGCAACTCCCCGAGAAGCCGACCGGCGAACAGACCGACGTCGGCACCTCGCTCTATCAAGCGTTGCTCCCCGAGCAAGGCAAACGGCTGGCCGCTGTCGTGTTGCTCGGCGATGGAGCGCAAACGGCTTTTGATCCGCAAATCGAAGTTCAAGAAGCGGGTCGCAAAATTCGCGACGATTTCGCAGCGCCGCTGTTTACCGTCACCTTCGGCCCTTCGGGCGATGCGGCCCAATCGCGCGATGTTGCCGTGGAGCGGCTCGATGAACAATTCACCGTCTTCGTAAAAAACGAAGTCGTCGTCAAAGGGCAGATCCGCGTGCGTGGTTACGCGCAAAAGAAAATTCCCGTCGAACTCTTTTTGGAAGACGCATCCGGCAACCGCCAAAGCCTCGGCAAGAAGGACATCGTCGCCACCGATGACATCAAGCCGATTGAAGTCGACTTCCCCATCACGCCCGAAAAGGTCGGCCATTTTCGCCTCACGATGCAAGCCGCGCTGCAGGACGGCGAGCTCGTGGCCAAGAACAATGCGTTGAGCGCTTATCTGACGGTGCTCGAAGGTGGCCTGCGGATTTTGTTTCTCGATGGCGAAAAAAGGTTCGAGCAGAAGTTTCTGCGCCGCGCGATCAATGCCTCGCCCGATATCGATCTCGACGATCGGATCCTCGATATCCGCGGCAAAAAAAATTGGCCCATCAACCTGAGCGAAGACTTGAAGCGCGACAAGTACGATGCCTACATCCTCGGCGAAGTCGACGCTGCCGCGCTCGGGCCGCAGCAGATGCAGCAGTTGGCGAGCAACGTCGCCGCTGGCAAAGGCCTGCTGATGATCGGTGGCCGCGGCAGCTTCGGCTGGGGCCATTATCGCGGCACGCCTATCGAGCAGCTGTTGCCGATCAGATTCAATGCAATCGAAGGAAGCGACGGCTTGAATGAATCGCAGCTGTCGCGTTTCTTTCTCGAAGGGCCGGTGACGATGGTGCCACAGCAGCATCCCATCACGCGGCTGGCCGGTGACACGCAAAATGCTGCCCTCTGGAAAAAGATCCCGCCGCTCGCCTGGGCGCATAAGTTTAATGGCTTGAAGAACGGGCCGGGCATTCGCGTGCTGATCGAATCTCCCGCCGGTGATCCGCTGCTGGTCAGCGGTGAATATGGCCGCGGTCGCGTGCTGGCCTTTGCCGGCGAATCGACCTACCGCTGGCCCATGCATGGCTTCGAGCAAGAGCACAAGCGGTTCTGGCGGCAGATTGTTCTGTGGTTGGTTCGCCGCGACGATCTCGATCGCGATGACGTGTGGATCAAGCTCGATCAACGTCGTTTCAATCCCGGCAGCCGCGTGCAGATCACGGCTGGCGCGCGGAGCAGCACCGGCGATGCAATCACCACGGCAACGCTCGATACGCAACTCGTCTTGCCCGGCGGCCAAAAGCAACCGATCCGGTTGTCGCTCGACGGCGAACAATACGTCGGCAGCGTCGAAGTAAAAACGCCCGGCGATTATGCGGTCGAACTGACGGCTACGCGGGAGAACCGCAAGCTCGGCAACGCCCGCGCGGAGTTTCTGGTTTTTGATCGCGACATCGAATTGAGCAATCCTGCCGCCGATCCCGCTCAGATGGCCGCCCTCGCCGATTGGACCAAAGACGACGGCGGTGGAGCGCTCGCGCCGGAACAACTCTCAGCGCAGATCGACGCCATTCGCAACCGCAAGAAGGAATATGAAATTCGTCAGACAAAATGGCAACTTGCCAGCACGTCGGGCGACGCTTGGCTCTTCTTCTGCTTGCTCGTCGGTCTGCTCGGAACGGACTGGTTCCTGCGCAAGAAGTGGGGGCTGGTTTAA
- a CDS encoding ArnT family glycosyltransferase produces MHRLATALQKHRGILLLLLFTLIVRGSVLIARFDELRADPDAYHLIAHNMVRFACFSIDDPADVAGRSGDPAPSAYRPPLYPVILSNLAIGKDQIIHYERIALLHLGLGLATVWVTWFIAHALQLGWASYLAGVLVACDPLLLNQQTLIMTETLAAFCTVVAWGLLVRFDFDRNWWNAALAGGAIGLAALCRPTYLPWMGISAVVAFCLQPGVVSRQKRTSRTTIASAQWGLRLLNAAALLVFGLGVMFPWAWRNYREFKKPILTTTHGGYTIYLANNRHFYKYLREDKTGLPWDPRQRTSWGPYRVSFRDERRGLISPTTGQMVNPPAIDGEIGLDIQQRELARQAMLDDPAGFLLAATYRVRQFWSPLPYRLTADESRSRTLLRYATAVWYLAVYALALVGVWQLRGKLLRSPWLFGIFLVAIFSGVHVFYWSNLRMRAPIMPIIAVIAAVGALRLRELRSHVPQVPNQDRAEVAGDHGKD; encoded by the coding sequence ATGCACCGGCTCGCGACAGCGCTGCAGAAGCATCGCGGCATTCTGTTGCTGCTGCTATTCACACTCATCGTTCGCGGCAGCGTGCTGATTGCCCGCTTCGATGAACTGCGGGCCGATCCTGATGCGTATCATTTGATCGCGCACAACATGGTTCGCTTTGCCTGCTTCAGCATCGACGATCCCGCCGATGTGGCTGGTCGCAGTGGCGATCCTGCGCCTTCCGCCTATCGCCCGCCGCTATATCCAGTGATCCTCAGCAATCTGGCCATCGGCAAAGATCAGATCATTCACTACGAAAGAATCGCGCTGCTGCACCTTGGTCTGGGACTCGCGACTGTCTGGGTCACTTGGTTCATCGCTCACGCATTGCAACTCGGCTGGGCCAGCTACCTGGCAGGCGTGCTGGTGGCCTGCGATCCACTGCTGCTGAATCAGCAAACGCTGATCATGACCGAAACGCTCGCGGCGTTTTGCACGGTCGTGGCTTGGGGCCTGCTCGTTCGATTTGATTTCGATCGCAATTGGTGGAACGCGGCGCTCGCTGGCGGCGCGATCGGCCTCGCAGCACTCTGCCGACCGACCTACTTGCCTTGGATGGGCATTTCGGCCGTGGTTGCTTTTTGTTTGCAGCCTGGAGTGGTGTCGCGGCAGAAAAGAACGTCGCGCACAACGATAGCGAGCGCGCAGTGGGGCCTACGATTGCTCAATGCTGCCGCTTTGCTGGTCTTTGGTCTCGGCGTGATGTTCCCGTGGGCCTGGCGGAATTATCGGGAGTTTAAGAAGCCGATTCTGACAACCACTCACGGCGGTTACACGATTTATCTGGCGAACAATCGGCACTTCTACAAGTACTTGCGCGAGGACAAAACAGGTTTGCCCTGGGATCCGCGGCAGCGAACTAGCTGGGGACCGTATCGCGTTTCATTCCGCGATGAACGACGCGGTTTGATCAGTCCCACTACCGGACAGATGGTGAATCCGCCCGCGATTGACGGCGAGATTGGCTTGGACATCCAGCAACGGGAGTTGGCGCGGCAGGCGATGCTCGATGATCCCGCCGGCTTCTTGCTTGCTGCGACCTATCGAGTGCGTCAGTTCTGGTCGCCGCTCCCGTATCGCTTGACGGCCGATGAATCGCGCAGTCGAACGCTGCTCCGCTACGCGACTGCGGTTTGGTACCTCGCGGTTTATGCGCTCGCGCTCGTTGGCGTATGGCAGTTGCGCGGGAAGTTGCTCCGCTCGCCCTGGCTATTCGGTATTTTTCTGGTTGCCATCTTTAGCGGCGTGCATGTTTTCTACTGGAGCAATCTGCGGATGCGGGCGCCGATCATGCCAATCATTGCGGTCATTGCCGCGGTTGGTGCGTTACGGTTGCGTGAGTTGCGCTCACACGTACCACAAGTTCCAAACCAGGATCGCGCCGAAGTTGCCGGCGATCACGGCAAAGACTAG
- a CDS encoding DUF2817 domain-containing protein, protein MLIDSPLTVAQQTWLDQHLGADSHEASHSQGVAYLARGGLGPWCLAHGGVDDYLFACAEFGTYPPLQVLAGLRAENREHHWGTPGSASYVQAKERLRTLFDPGESAHSIFTNWVDRTLSALRGN, encoded by the coding sequence TTGCTCATCGATTCGCCGCTGACCGTTGCTCAGCAAACGTGGCTCGATCAACATCTGGGTGCCGATTCGCACGAAGCCAGCCATTCGCAAGGCGTGGCCTATCTGGCGCGCGGTGGCCTTGGTCCGTGGTGTTTGGCGCACGGCGGCGTAGACGACTACCTTTTTGCCTGCGCCGAGTTCGGCACCTATCCGCCGCTGCAAGTTCTCGCCGGGTTACGCGCGGAGAATCGTGAGCACCATTGGGGAACGCCCGGCTCGGCGAGTTACGTGCAGGCGAAAGAACGTCTGCGTACGCTATTCGATCCGGGCGAATCCGCGCACTCGATCTTTACCAATTGGGTCGATCGCACACTTTCGGCGTTGCGCGGCAACTGA
- a CDS encoding M14 family metallopeptidase, which produces MLPSSYFVAREDFRTAADSRSWQWSALPISSRGPANEELTIDVAWSTDQRDLPTLIISSGLHGVEGFFGAALQIALLHANADLRGVRLVLIHALNPYGFAHVRRFDADNIDPNRNFLLPGEPFAGAPDGYAELDALLNPRSPQSRWDWFQLRAAYAVLRHGMPRLKQAIAAGQYEFPQGLFFGGKQPGETQQLLLAHLPDWVAGAPRVVHFDLHSGLGRRARRSCSSIRR; this is translated from the coding sequence ATGCTTCCCAGTTCTTACTTCGTTGCCCGCGAAGATTTTCGTACTGCCGCCGATTCACGATCGTGGCAGTGGTCTGCGCTGCCGATTAGCAGTCGTGGACCCGCGAATGAAGAGCTGACGATCGACGTTGCCTGGTCGACCGACCAGCGCGACTTGCCTACGCTGATCATCTCCAGCGGCTTGCATGGTGTGGAAGGCTTCTTTGGCGCGGCGTTGCAAATCGCGCTGCTGCATGCCAACGCGGATTTACGCGGCGTCAGGCTCGTGCTGATTCATGCCCTGAATCCTTATGGCTTTGCCCATGTGCGCCGGTTCGATGCTGACAACATCGATCCGAATCGCAACTTCCTGCTGCCGGGTGAACCGTTCGCCGGAGCGCCGGATGGATATGCCGAGCTCGACGCGCTGCTGAATCCGCGTTCGCCTCAATCTCGCTGGGATTGGTTTCAACTGCGCGCTGCCTATGCAGTGTTGCGCCACGGCATGCCGCGCTTGAAGCAGGCGATTGCTGCTGGTCAGTACGAGTTTCCGCAGGGATTGTTCTTCGGCGGCAAGCAGCCGGGCGAAACGCAGCAGTTGTTACTCGCCCATCTGCCGGACTGGGTTGCCGGTGCGCCGCGGGTGGTTCATTTCGATTTGCACAGCGGCCTCGGTCGGCGGGCACGGCGAAGTTGCTCATCGATTCGCCGCTGA